A part of Deltaproteobacteria bacterium genomic DNA contains:
- a CDS encoding phosphoribosylanthranilate isomerase: protein MQGIIQIAGIIDQEEADMLVDAGVHQIGFPFGLAVHKEDITEEDASEIIRPLNPRGSAVLITYLNEAEKILDFCKRIGTGKVQLHGDISVTELFRLKVLAPELMVIKSLIVRDHNLSELESSISTYSPHVDAFITDTYDPMTGACGATGKTHNWDISRRLVDISPRPVMLAGGLHPENVRRAIAHVRPAGVDAHTGVEGPDGRKNTERVRAFVMEALSAFSDLCNDELFLQGFKGRVKP from the coding sequence ATGCAAGGAATCATCCAGATAGCCGGTATTATCGATCAGGAAGAAGCTGATATGCTTGTTGACGCAGGCGTCCATCAGATCGGGTTCCCGTTCGGACTTGCCGTTCATAAAGAGGACATCACCGAAGAGGATGCGTCTGAAATCATCCGCCCGCTGAATCCGCGCGGATCCGCCGTATTGATTACCTATTTGAATGAGGCGGAAAAGATCCTGGATTTCTGCAAAAGAATTGGAACCGGCAAGGTACAGTTGCATGGCGATATATCTGTTACAGAGCTTTTCAGACTGAAGGTGCTTGCCCCCGAGCTCATGGTTATTAAAAGTCTCATCGTGAGAGATCATAACCTTTCGGAGCTGGAATCTTCCATTTCCACATACAGTCCTCACGTTGATGCATTTATTACAGATACATACGATCCGATGACCGGCGCATGCGGGGCGACCGGCAAAACCCATAATTGGGATATCAGCCGCAGACTTGTCGATATCTCTCCCAGGCCGGTCATGCTGGCCGGCGGTCTTCATCCGGAGAATGTCCGTAGAGCCATAGCGCATGTGCGTCCCGCCGGTGTGGATGCGCATACGGGTGTAGAGGGCCCCGACGGCAGGAAAAATACTGAGCGTGTTCGGGCATTTGTCATGGAAGCACTATCGGCTTTTTCTGATCTCTGCAACGATGAACTCTTTTTACAGGGTTTTAAGGGGAGAGTGAAACCATGA
- a CDS encoding secondary thiamine-phosphate synthase enzyme YjbQ — MKQFTVRTNARAEMIDITDRIRAMLREKRIKNGICHVFVPHTTAAVTINENADPDVPRDILMELDKIVPLNDHYRHSEGNSAAHIKASMMGVSETVFIEDGELVLGTWQSIFFCEFDGPRTRKVIVRLTPLE, encoded by the coding sequence ATGAAACAGTTTACCGTTCGTACCAATGCCAGGGCCGAGATGATCGACATCACCGACCGCATCAGAGCCATGTTGAGAGAAAAAAGGATCAAAAACGGCATCTGTCACGTTTTCGTTCCCCACACCACGGCAGCCGTTACCATCAATGAGAACGCCGATCCGGATGTGCCGCGGGACATCCTGATGGAGCTTGATAAAATTGTTCCGCTCAATGATCACTACCGGCACAGTGAGGGGAATTCAGCAGCGCACATCAAAGCGTCCATGATGGGTGTATCGGAAACGGTGTTTATAGAAGACGGCGAACTGGTCCTCGGTACCTGGCAGTCAATTTTTTTCTGTGAATTTGACGGCCCGCGGACGAGAAAGGTAATTGTCAGGCTGACCCCGCTCGAATGA
- a CDS encoding cyclophilin-like fold protein → MPTQIRITVDNVIVRAELFDTACAKAIVERLPIEASPDEWGDEFYFEIPVTVSLDETATTMVKVGDIGYWPPGKAMAIFFGPTPMSAGSDPVPASAVNLVGKVTDDATLLKKAKPAAAIRIEKVGDK, encoded by the coding sequence ATGCCAACGCAGATCAGGATAACGGTGGATAATGTGATAGTGAGGGCCGAACTGTTTGATACAGCATGTGCGAAAGCCATTGTTGAAAGGCTTCCCATTGAGGCAAGCCCTGACGAATGGGGAGATGAATTTTATTTTGAGATACCGGTAACTGTGTCCCTCGATGAAACGGCAACGACAATGGTAAAAGTTGGTGACATCGGATATTGGCCGCCGGGAAAGGCAATGGCCATATTCTTCGGCCCCACGCCGATGAGCGCCGGTTCCGACCCCGTTCCCGCAAGTGCAGTCAATCTTGTAGGGAAAGTGACAGATGATGCGACCCTTTTGAAGAAGGCAAAGCCTGCCGCTGCCATCAGGATTGAAAAAGTAGGGGATAAATAA